The following are from one region of the Amycolatopsis sp. QT-25 genome:
- a CDS encoding LysR family transcriptional regulator: MTGDVGDRSTPTVHQLRMFLVLAEELHFGRAAARLYMSQPALSRQLSALERHLGVELVARTSRSTVITAAGLAILPDARMVVHAMRRLQRLAGEHTRGLAGRVVIGTVGAEAAMTHTVVILDEVRRRHPALELDVRLLGLGEQYLSLSTGEADLVFCRPPVAEDIRTLHLNSEPRVVCVAADDPLAAKDSVRLADLDHRVVASFPPECPRVWRDFWAADPRPSGVPVRYGPVVSDVESLFALIARGGTIGFQPSAARHLFPRPGIKYLDVVDLKPCTSALAWHDTAENRPAVTAIRQAALAVWQPE, encoded by the coding sequence ATGACAGGTGATGTCGGGGATCGATCGACTCCGACCGTGCATCAATTACGAATGTTTCTCGTGCTCGCCGAAGAGCTGCATTTCGGTCGGGCCGCGGCACGGTTGTACATGAGTCAGCCCGCGTTGAGCCGCCAGCTGAGTGCGCTGGAACGACATCTCGGTGTCGAGCTGGTCGCCCGTACGAGCCGATCGACTGTGATCACGGCAGCCGGTCTGGCTATCCTGCCGGACGCTCGCATGGTGGTTCACGCGATGCGCAGACTACAGCGATTGGCCGGGGAACACACCCGCGGCCTGGCTGGCCGGGTGGTGATCGGCACGGTAGGCGCCGAGGCGGCGATGACGCATACCGTGGTGATTCTCGATGAAGTGCGCAGACGTCACCCCGCCCTCGAACTCGACGTCCGACTGCTGGGCCTGGGTGAGCAGTATCTGAGTCTGAGCACCGGCGAAGCGGATCTGGTGTTCTGCCGCCCGCCCGTCGCGGAGGACATTCGGACGCTTCACCTCAACAGTGAGCCTCGAGTCGTCTGTGTGGCGGCGGACGATCCGCTGGCTGCCAAGGACAGTGTGCGGCTCGCCGATCTGGACCACCGCGTCGTGGCGTCGTTCCCGCCTGAATGTCCCAGGGTCTGGCGGGACTTCTGGGCAGCGGACCCACGCCCGAGCGGAGTGCCCGTCCGGTATGGGCCCGTCGTCTCCGACGTCGAGTCCCTGTTCGCGCTGATCGCCCGGGGTGGAACGATCGGATTTCAACCCTCGGCCGCTCGGCACCTCTTTCCCCGCCCAGGAATCAAGTATCTCGACGTTGTCGACCTGAAGCCGTGCACCTCCGCGCTGGCCTGGCATGACACGGCAGAGAACCGTCCGGCCGTCACCGCGATTCGCCAGGCCGCGCTCGCCGTCTGGCAGCCGGAATGA
- a CDS encoding BTAD domain-containing putative transcriptional regulator, whose protein sequence is MRFGVLGPLTVWQEDGVPVTPQGADLRSLLAVLLVNEGVAVPVERLIADLWPDSLPAHPTNALQVRVSRLRRLLGSSAVELTGAGYRLDTPADTVDAIRFQQLLSEARSTHDPLPRGHLLSEGLALWRGDALMEFADEAFAQPAAERLAQLRLLAVEELVETRLVLGEHSGLVAELAGWVHRYPHRERLRAAHVRALYRDGRPSDALASYDAFRRVLAEEHGLDPSPELIALQHAILTRDPTLDTPPSRRRTKLPAQLTALIGRERMITDVADVVCNARLVTLTGPGGVGKTRLGFAVADLLADAFSDGTWLVELAGTRSGDEIAEAVMRVLGLRENTMLGGLPPAAPTAHLERLSVFLRDRSVLLLLDNCEHVTEPVAGLVRTLLAAAPGLKVLATGREPLGIPGEILQPVTPLDLPEVGAEVDEVRQSSAVRLFSIRAVEGRPTFTVDSSNADEVTDLVRSLDGLPLALELAAARMRALGLPELVARLDDRFHLLSGGNHGAPARQRTLPALLDWSWELLTEPERIVLRRLAVLDGGSLEAVEEICSDETIDRRDVAAILARLVDRSMVVVSESSRYGLLVTIAAYARTRLTEAKETDTLRGKHARYYVGLAEELTPGLFGLRQRSSLERLDVDSGNFHSALEATADDSAADIALRLVDALTWYLLLRGRVQQAARWARRALATPGAASQTLYARVKCWEAGITVLLDTEPDRAAHTRAALAAFDDVGDSTGLSMAQWFLGYVLLHAGDVEVSEDLVQKSSAGFRSLGHAWGMAACASLRAHHAILRGDRTSAAVAAEEALAGFRRLGDRGGELLTIYPRAVLAEYGGNHVAAERLHRDGLALADELGMWAEAADRHSGLGKLALTRQDYAVARQHFEAARKLAADHSFKPAEAIAMTGLGQVCLRTGDLASAEKLLLEVEVWFRRGGHAQRHSTVLAELDLIARLRDERQGLAPTGHP, encoded by the coding sequence GTGCGTTTCGGTGTGCTGGGACCGTTGACGGTGTGGCAGGAGGATGGGGTCCCTGTCACGCCTCAGGGTGCTGACTTACGGTCGCTACTGGCCGTACTGTTGGTGAACGAGGGCGTCGCGGTTCCCGTCGAGCGCTTGATCGCTGACCTCTGGCCGGATTCACTGCCCGCGCATCCGACGAATGCCTTACAAGTCAGGGTTTCCCGACTCCGTCGCCTTTTGGGGTCCTCTGCGGTCGAGCTGACCGGTGCGGGATACCGGCTGGACACGCCTGCCGACACGGTCGACGCCATTCGCTTCCAGCAGTTGCTCAGCGAGGCGCGGAGTACCCATGACCCGCTCCCGCGGGGGCATTTGCTTTCTGAAGGGCTCGCTCTGTGGCGAGGTGATGCCCTGATGGAGTTCGCCGATGAGGCGTTCGCGCAGCCGGCAGCGGAGCGCTTGGCGCAGTTGAGGCTGCTGGCCGTCGAGGAACTGGTCGAGACCAGGCTCGTTCTCGGTGAGCACAGCGGGCTGGTTGCCGAGTTGGCAGGGTGGGTACACCGGTATCCGCATCGGGAACGACTCCGAGCGGCGCATGTCCGTGCCCTATACCGCGACGGACGTCCAAGTGATGCACTGGCGAGCTATGACGCCTTTCGCCGTGTCTTGGCCGAGGAACACGGTCTCGATCCCAGTCCGGAGTTGATCGCCCTCCAGCATGCGATCTTGACCAGGGACCCCACCCTGGACACGCCACCCTCTCGCCGGCGGACGAAGTTGCCGGCGCAGCTCACCGCGTTGATCGGCCGAGAACGGATGATCACTGACGTCGCCGATGTGGTCTGCAACGCGCGGCTCGTAACCCTCACCGGGCCCGGAGGCGTGGGAAAGACACGCTTGGGTTTCGCTGTCGCGGACCTCTTGGCTGACGCGTTTTCCGATGGAACGTGGCTGGTGGAGCTTGCTGGAACTCGGTCTGGTGACGAAATCGCCGAAGCTGTGATGAGGGTGCTCGGTCTCCGTGAAAACACCATGCTCGGGGGACTGCCTCCAGCGGCGCCGACTGCGCACCTCGAACGGCTTTCCGTGTTCTTGCGGGACCGGTCGGTGCTGTTGTTGCTCGACAATTGCGAGCATGTGACCGAACCCGTCGCAGGGCTGGTGCGGACCCTTCTTGCCGCGGCGCCCGGCCTGAAGGTGCTGGCGACAGGCCGAGAACCCCTGGGCATACCGGGCGAGATTCTTCAGCCGGTGACTCCGCTGGATCTGCCAGAAGTCGGTGCCGAAGTTGACGAAGTGCGGCAGTCCAGCGCGGTCCGCCTGTTCTCGATCCGTGCCGTCGAAGGTCGCCCCACCTTCACGGTGGACTCCTCGAACGCCGACGAGGTGACCGACCTCGTCCGGTCACTGGACGGTCTTCCCCTTGCCTTGGAGCTGGCCGCGGCCAGGATGAGGGCGTTAGGGCTCCCTGAGCTCGTAGCGCGGCTGGACGATCGGTTCCATCTGCTGTCCGGTGGCAATCACGGCGCTCCCGCCCGGCAGCGCACCCTGCCCGCCTTGCTCGACTGGAGCTGGGAGCTGCTGACTGAGCCGGAGCGAATCGTCTTGCGACGACTCGCCGTCCTGGACGGTGGCAGCCTGGAAGCGGTGGAGGAGATTTGTTCTGATGAGACCATCGATCGTCGTGATGTGGCGGCGATCTTGGCGAGGTTGGTCGACCGCTCGATGGTCGTCGTCAGCGAAAGCAGCCGATACGGATTGCTGGTGACGATCGCGGCCTACGCACGTACGCGTTTGACGGAAGCCAAGGAGACGGACACGCTCCGTGGCAAGCATGCTCGGTACTATGTGGGCTTGGCCGAAGAGCTCACACCTGGGTTGTTCGGCCTGCGGCAGCGCTCGAGCCTCGAACGCCTTGATGTCGATTCCGGCAACTTCCATTCGGCTTTGGAGGCCACTGCCGACGACAGCGCGGCGGACATCGCGCTGCGGCTGGTGGATGCACTCACGTGGTACCTGCTATTGCGGGGCAGGGTTCAGCAGGCTGCCCGCTGGGCCAGGCGGGCACTGGCCACTCCAGGCGCCGCATCACAGACGCTGTACGCGCGGGTGAAGTGCTGGGAGGCAGGCATCACCGTTTTGCTCGACACTGAACCTGACCGGGCAGCTCATACCAGAGCTGCCCTAGCGGCATTCGACGACGTGGGTGATTCGACCGGACTGTCGATGGCGCAGTGGTTCCTTGGCTACGTACTGCTTCATGCGGGCGACGTCGAAGTCAGCGAGGACCTGGTGCAGAAGTCCTCCGCGGGCTTTCGGTCGCTCGGGCATGCCTGGGGCATGGCCGCGTGCGCGAGCCTGCGCGCTCACCACGCCATCCTCCGAGGAGACCGGACCTCGGCGGCCGTCGCCGCCGAGGAGGCACTCGCAGGATTTCGCAGGCTGGGCGACCGTGGTGGTGAGCTCCTCACCATCTACCCTCGCGCTGTACTAGCCGAGTACGGTGGCAACCATGTCGCCGCCGAACGGTTACACCGCGACGGCCTCGCGCTGGCCGACGAGCTTGGTATGTGGGCAGAAGCCGCAGACCGGCATTCCGGCCTCGGCAAGTTAGCGCTGACCCGGCAGGACTATGCCGTCGCCCGGCAGCATTTTGAGGCGGCGAGGAAGCTCGCCGCAGACCATAGTTTCAAGCCCGCGGAAGCCATCGCGATGACCGGACTGGGGCAAGTCTGTCTCCGCACGGGGGACCTGGCCTCAGCTGAGAAGCTTCTTCTTGAGGTCGAAGTGTGGTTCCGGCGAGGCGGCCATGCACAACGGCACTCCACTGTTCTCGCCGAGCTGGACCTGATAGCCCGGCTACGGGACGAACGCCAGGGGCTGGCTCCAACCGGACATCCTTGA
- a CDS encoding LysE family translocator, with translation MISAGQLAPFAALTFLMVIIPGPSVLFTISRALTAGRRDALLTVAGNAAGVYTQVAAVAFGLGTIVSNSAAVFTAVKLAGALYLIYLGVQALRKRRKLTEVFASEVRAAPGHTLSVLRDGFVLGFANPKSIVFLAAILPQFVDTQAGTTSTQMLLLGICLPIIALICDSTWAFIASQARTWFARSPRRLELLGGTSGLTMIGLGASLALSERQN, from the coding sequence ATGATATCCGCCGGACAACTTGCGCCGTTCGCCGCACTGACGTTTCTTATGGTGATCATACCCGGGCCGAGCGTATTGTTTACCATCAGCCGCGCGCTCACCGCCGGCCGGCGCGACGCACTCCTCACCGTCGCCGGTAACGCAGCGGGGGTCTATACCCAGGTGGCGGCAGTAGCCTTCGGTCTCGGAACAATCGTGAGTAATTCGGCCGCGGTTTTTACCGCTGTCAAGCTGGCCGGTGCGCTCTACCTGATTTACCTGGGCGTTCAGGCACTGCGAAAACGCCGCAAGCTGACCGAGGTTTTCGCGTCGGAAGTACGCGCTGCCCCGGGACATACTCTCTCGGTGTTGCGCGACGGTTTTGTACTCGGATTCGCCAATCCGAAGTCGATCGTGTTCCTGGCCGCGATCCTGCCACAGTTCGTCGACACGCAGGCCGGGACCACGTCCACGCAAATGCTGTTGCTAGGCATCTGCCTGCCGATCATCGCACTCATCTGTGACAGCACCTGGGCGTTCATCGCCAGCCAAGCCCGGACCTGGTTCGCCCGCTCGCCCAGGCGCCTGGAACTGCTCGGCGGCACGAGCGGTCTAACGATGATCGGCCTGGGCGCTTCTCTTGCCTTGAGCGAACGTCAAAATTGA
- a CDS encoding nuclear transport factor 2 family protein, whose amino-acid sequence MNSENLDPAGVRATGGRLIDQWAALWSGEYGLAHEILAPGFRVYFAAEIPGADALRGPDEVLAFIRSWRGARPGLVFTVEGTPIVDLATGQVSARWRAVHDADRVGKSGIDQLDIEGDRITRIWSAAGTRLFESADAPSRLG is encoded by the coding sequence ATGAACAGCGAAAACCTCGATCCAGCTGGCGTCAGGGCAACCGGTGGCCGACTCATCGACCAGTGGGCCGCTCTCTGGAGCGGTGAATATGGCCTCGCTCACGAAATTCTCGCGCCTGGCTTTCGGGTGTACTTCGCCGCTGAGATTCCCGGAGCGGACGCGCTGCGCGGACCCGATGAGGTACTCGCCTTCATTCGATCCTGGCGCGGAGCACGTCCTGGGCTTGTCTTCACAGTGGAGGGCACGCCAATCGTTGACCTCGCTACCGGACAGGTAAGCGCTCGCTGGCGTGCCGTTCATGACGCTGATCGTGTCGGTAAGAGCGGAATCGATCAGCTGGACATCGAGGGTGATCGAATCACAAGGATTTGGTCGGCGGCGGGGACACGTCTATTCGAGAGTGCTGATGCTCCGTCTCGTCTCGGCTGA
- a CDS encoding MFS transporter — protein MERRNGLFTRLLPLAIAMFAVGTDGFVIAGLLPQIAADLEVSVTAAGQLVTGFALALAISAPVLGAVTSELDRRRVLVLALAIFILGNVLTAVGPDYTTVLSARVLTAMGAGLIGAAAFSAAAAIAPEEHRGKALATVMGGLTLAIAFGLPAGTLIGAAEWRITLWAVAGLGLVAGVGVIVALPPINLPSDPLRARLAPLAKPRILGTLAVTILSLAGTHVLYTYIGPAMTAATDGSSGTLTALLLSWGVGNMVGNLLAGRLADRYPPRQVVTAGLGAATIWLGVSPLLTSNSPLAIGWALVWGIFVSLPVVPQQSRLVAQAPSSSAILLGLNNSAIYVGVALGGALGGLSQYQLAPDLLGLAAAAVTGLGFLLDLLSRRKLPPPTRRPSCTRIEDRPSAR, from the coding sequence ATGGAACGCAGGAACGGGCTGTTCACAAGGCTCTTGCCGTTGGCGATAGCCATGTTCGCCGTCGGCACCGACGGCTTCGTCATAGCTGGTCTACTCCCCCAGATCGCCGCGGATCTCGAAGTCAGCGTCACAGCGGCGGGCCAGCTAGTCACCGGGTTCGCTCTGGCACTCGCCATATCCGCGCCAGTTCTCGGGGCGGTCACCAGCGAATTGGATCGCCGCCGAGTGCTGGTGCTGGCGCTGGCGATCTTCATCCTGGGCAACGTGCTCACCGCAGTCGGCCCCGACTATACGACCGTGCTGAGTGCCCGGGTTCTGACCGCGATGGGCGCGGGTCTCATCGGCGCCGCCGCCTTCAGCGCCGCAGCGGCCATCGCACCCGAAGAGCACCGCGGAAAGGCACTCGCCACCGTCATGGGCGGCCTCACCTTGGCCATCGCTTTCGGCTTACCGGCAGGTACCCTCATCGGCGCGGCCGAATGGCGCATCACCTTGTGGGCGGTAGCCGGACTCGGCCTTGTCGCCGGAGTCGGCGTCATCGTCGCACTGCCGCCCATCAATTTGCCCTCTGACCCTCTCCGCGCACGGTTGGCACCTTTGGCGAAACCTCGGATCCTCGGCACCCTTGCCGTTACCATCCTTTCCCTGGCGGGTACGCATGTGCTCTACACCTACATCGGCCCAGCCATGACGGCGGCCACCGATGGTTCGAGCGGTACGCTCACGGCACTCCTGCTGTCATGGGGAGTGGGCAACATGGTGGGGAACCTGCTGGCCGGACGCCTCGCGGACCGGTATCCACCCCGGCAGGTCGTCACCGCTGGACTAGGCGCGGCCACAATCTGGCTCGGCGTGAGCCCGCTACTGACGAGCAATTCACCGCTGGCGATCGGCTGGGCGTTGGTGTGGGGAATCTTCGTATCCCTGCCCGTCGTGCCGCAGCAGAGCCGGCTCGTCGCACAGGCGCCGAGTTCGTCGGCCATCCTGCTCGGCTTGAACAACTCGGCGATCTATGTCGGTGTCGCTCTCGGCGGCGCGCTGGGCGGCTTGAGCCAGTACCAGCTCGCGCCCGATCTCCTAGGCCTGGCAGCGGCGGCAGTAACGGGTCTGGGTTTCCTCCTCGATCTGCTCTCCCGACGAAAGCTCCCACCCCCCACTCGGCGGCCCAGCTGTACGAGGATCGAGGATCGCCCTTCGGCCCGCTGA
- a CDS encoding acetylxylan esterase, whose amino-acid sequence MITGETMPGHRGAQGGPGTAMRRPRSLSGSSIQEGTPHAKRSISIFVMTLALIASAAPALAVAASVGTDVYAAPGPHSTVKLHGGPDHTFHYPADLSAGTRYPILLWGNGTGATPEAYESLLQHLASWGVVIAAANTETSGSGSEMLAGGRFLIGENTRPASPFHDAIDPVKVGASGRSQGGGGTIAAGSDPLVTVTAPVQPGPQGDVRALRGPSLFVAGQTDTTVPSFYVRARYHHADDAAAVFAELRNSNHYFSDGGGKRLKGVLAAWFRYWLVDDQRAAALFFGPRSSCGLCGEKDSWSAVERNDKARQIT is encoded by the coding sequence ATGATCACCGGCGAAACCATGCCGGGCCACAGAGGAGCCCAAGGAGGTCCGGGAACCGCCATGCGCCGACCCCGCTCACTTTCTGGTTCGTCGATACAAGAAGGCACCCCGCATGCGAAACGATCCATATCGATATTCGTCATGACCTTGGCCTTGATTGCATCGGCCGCTCCCGCGCTTGCTGTGGCCGCGAGCGTCGGCACCGACGTCTACGCGGCGCCGGGTCCCCATTCCACGGTGAAGCTGCACGGCGGCCCCGATCACACCTTCCACTACCCCGCCGACCTCAGCGCAGGCACCCGCTACCCGATCCTGCTCTGGGGCAACGGGACCGGTGCGACCCCGGAAGCCTACGAATCCCTGTTGCAGCACCTCGCCTCCTGGGGTGTCGTGATCGCCGCCGCGAACACCGAGACCTCGGGATCCGGTTCGGAAATGCTCGCGGGCGGCCGGTTTCTCATCGGGGAGAACACACGCCCTGCAAGTCCGTTCCATGACGCCATCGATCCGGTCAAAGTCGGCGCCAGCGGCCGTTCACAGGGCGGTGGCGGCACGATCGCGGCCGGCTCAGACCCGCTGGTGACCGTGACCGCACCGGTCCAGCCCGGACCACAAGGCGACGTCCGGGCGTTGCGTGGACCGAGCCTGTTCGTGGCCGGGCAAACCGACACCACCGTCCCATCGTTCTATGTCCGAGCCCGGTACCACCACGCGGATGACGCCGCCGCCGTCTTCGCCGAGCTGCGAAACTCCAACCACTACTTCTCCGATGGCGGCGGAAAACGCCTCAAAGGCGTGCTTGCCGCATGGTTCCGCTACTGGCTCGTCGACGACCAGCGCGCGGCCGCCCTGTTCTTCGGCCCACGGTCATCCTGCGGCCTTTGCGGCGAAAAAGACTCCTGGTCGGCCGTCGAGCGGAACGACAAGGCACGACAGATCACGTGA
- a CDS encoding serine hydrolase domain-containing protein, whose protein sequence is MPVFARRKLATTATAVMLAAGALVVLQPGASAWADTPQGANGWTGTYPGADWQRADAAAEGFDPAKLAEIASAAQADGTNCMVVIRHGRLVGEWYWNGTNADSAQEVFSVTKSVTSTLVGIAQSRWKLNVDDKAAKYIPAWAGTPASQVKVKNLLGNNSGRHWDAVTDYVTLPTADDRTALGASLPQEHRPGDVWAYNNAAIQTLDDVLSKSTGVEPADYADKNLFAPIGMRDTRLTRDPSGNTNMFFGMQSTCEDLARFGHLFLEDGRWNLRQIVSSRWVHEATGKPSQPITSSYGYLWWLNHLGAVANALVPMTREDSANAPRERMVSNAPADMYWAIGLGGQVVQVDPGSDTVVVRLGPMNLTNKNWPATSARVVTEALVGR, encoded by the coding sequence ATGCCTGTTTTCGCGCGTCGCAAACTCGCCACCACCGCCACGGCCGTGATGCTCGCCGCCGGTGCGCTGGTCGTGCTCCAGCCGGGCGCCTCAGCGTGGGCGGACACACCGCAGGGCGCGAATGGGTGGACGGGCACCTATCCCGGCGCCGACTGGCAGCGCGCCGACGCCGCCGCCGAGGGCTTCGACCCCGCCAAACTCGCCGAAATCGCCTCGGCCGCCCAAGCCGACGGCACGAACTGCATGGTCGTCATCCGCCACGGCCGCCTCGTCGGCGAGTGGTACTGGAACGGCACCAACGCCGACTCGGCCCAAGAGGTCTTCTCGGTCACCAAGTCGGTCACCAGCACCCTGGTCGGCATCGCCCAGTCCCGCTGGAAACTCAATGTCGATGACAAGGCCGCCAAGTACATCCCGGCCTGGGCGGGCACCCCAGCTTCCCAGGTCAAGGTGAAGAACCTACTCGGCAACAACTCCGGCAGGCACTGGGACGCGGTCACCGATTACGTCACCCTCCCCACCGCGGACGACCGCACCGCCTTGGGCGCCTCCCTCCCGCAGGAGCACCGACCCGGTGACGTCTGGGCATACAACAACGCCGCCATCCAGACCCTGGACGACGTGCTGAGCAAGTCCACCGGCGTCGAACCGGCGGACTACGCCGACAAGAACCTGTTCGCCCCCATAGGTATGCGTGACACCCGCCTGACCAGGGACCCGTCGGGCAACACCAACATGTTCTTCGGCATGCAGTCCACCTGCGAGGACCTGGCCCGGTTCGGCCACCTGTTCCTCGAAGACGGACGGTGGAACCTCCGGCAGATCGTGTCCAGCCGCTGGGTGCACGAGGCCACCGGCAAACCGTCCCAGCCCATCACCTCGTCTTACGGCTACCTGTGGTGGCTCAACCACCTCGGCGCCGTCGCCAACGCCCTGGTCCCGATGACCCGCGAAGACAGCGCCAACGCGCCCCGCGAGCGCATGGTGTCGAACGCGCCCGCGGATATGTACTGGGCCATCGGTCTCGGCGGCCAGGTCGTCCAGGTGGATCCCGGCTCCGACACCGTGGTCGTCCGCCTCGGTCCGATGAACCTGACCAACAAGAACTGGCCTGCGACGAGTGCCCGGGTGGTCACCGAGGCTCTGGTTGGTCGCTGA
- a CDS encoding SigE family RNA polymerase sigma factor, giving the protein MESTQRTFDEFSRKQLPGLVRFAAVLTGDRDLAQDLVQDALVRAHRHWPRVVSADRPDLYLRRMVVNGHLSWRKRWYQRSVRLTADYAGTEPASGDPAAAVADRDQLDLLLRKLTPAQQVAIVLRFYEDRDDTEIAEAMGCAAGTVRSHISRGLAALRLRLESDLTEVSEP; this is encoded by the coding sequence GTGGAGTCCACACAACGAACCTTCGACGAGTTTTCCCGCAAGCAGCTTCCGGGCCTGGTCCGGTTCGCCGCGGTCCTGACGGGCGATCGCGATCTCGCACAGGATCTCGTCCAGGACGCGCTGGTGCGCGCACATCGGCACTGGCCACGGGTCGTCTCGGCCGACCGGCCTGATCTCTATCTGCGACGGATGGTCGTCAACGGCCACCTGTCCTGGCGGAAGCGCTGGTACCAGCGCTCCGTCCGGCTGACAGCCGACTACGCGGGCACCGAACCGGCGTCCGGGGACCCGGCTGCCGCCGTGGCCGACCGCGACCAGCTCGACCTGCTGCTCAGGAAACTGACCCCTGCCCAGCAGGTCGCGATCGTCCTGCGTTTCTACGAAGACCGCGACGACACCGAGATCGCCGAAGCGATGGGGTGCGCGGCCGGGACGGTGCGCAGTCATATTTCGCGTGGCCTCGCGGCCCTCCGGCTTCGCCTCGAATCCGACCTTACGGAGGTATCTGAACCATGA